Below is a window of Planctomycetaceae bacterium DNA.
TTGGCGGGCTCAGGCTCACTGGCCGATAGAATTGAGCAGCGTCTGGGCGAACTCCAGGTCGGCCGGCATGGTGATCTTGACGTTGCGGGCGTCTCCGGCGACTACGCGTACGTCGAAACCCGCCAGTTGCACCAGGTGGGCGTCGTCAGTGGCTTGAGCGTCGCCGGCATAGGCGGCGCGGAGAATGTCCAGCCGGAACACCTGCGGCGTCTGGGCTTCCCACAGACCGCTGCGGTCGACCGTCGCCTCGATCACGCCATCGGAGCTGACGCGTTTGACCGTCCCGTGGATCGGCCAGGCGAGAATCGCCGAGCCGCTGCGGGCGGCCTCGAGCAGCACACGGTCCAGGCACTCCTGGCTGACGCACGGGCGCACCGCGTCATGCACGCAGACCAGCTCGGCCCGCTCATCAACAGCCGCCAGGGCGGCGCGAACAGAATCGCTGCGCATCGCCCCGCCGGCGATCAGCCGCACCTTCATGCGGTCGAGTTCCGCGCCGTAACGTTCGCGCACGCCCGCCATGTCGTCGGGCGAGACGGGCACCAGAATCTCCAGCACCTCCCCCCGCGCGGCGAAGACATCCAGCGTGCGCAGCAGCACCGCTCGCCCGCCAAGAGGGGCGAAGATCTTGCTGACGGGCCCGCCGAACCGCCTGGAGGCGCCGGCGGCAGGAATGATGACCGACACGTTACGCATGGGCAACATCGTAATGCCCGCCCGTCCGCGGAACAATGGCTGGTTTCCCGCTCCATCCCTCCCTACACTTTTATGGACTCGTTTCTATCAAGGAGCGACCTTGGCCGGTACCGGTGAGAGAGCGACGTACGAACTGCCTTTGGCGCCGTCGGCCCAGGCTCCCGACGCGGATACCGCCCGGGACCACGCCGTTCCGGTGGATATCCTCCTGCAGAACATCGCCATGTTCTGTCGCTTCCGCTGGATGGTGGCCGCCGTGCTGGCGGCCGTCGGCGCGGCCACATCCCTGCCGGCTCTGTCTGAGACGATGGCGCTGCGCAAGCACCCGCTGTGGCCTTGGGTGCTGGCGGCGGCGCTGGCGGTTGCGAACGTCATCTACATCACCCAGGCGCGGCGGGTTGGCGCCAGCCGCCGCCGCGCCCAGGCGTTGCTCTGGGCGCAGATCGTCCTGGATCTTGTGGCGCTGACGGGCGTGGTCTACTTCGTCGGCAGCTTGAGCACGTTTGCAGCCGGGGCATATCTGTTTCACATCGTTCTGTCGTGCATCTTCTTCTCGCGGCGGCAGAGCCTGGCGGTGGCGATGCTTGCGGCAGCGATGTTCGCGGTGTGCGTATCGGCCGAGCAAGCCGGATGGCTCGCACGAGCAAGCCTCTGGTCGGCGGCGCCGGTTCAGCCGCAGTCGGTCGAGTGGGTCAACTTCACGCTGGTGATCGTCTTCATGTTCGTGGTGTGGTACCTGGCGTCGATGCTGTCGGAACTGGTGCGGCGGCGCGGCAGCGAGTTGGCCGCGGCCAATCGCCGCCTCGAACACGCCCGCCAGGAACGCACGCGGCACATGCTGCAGACCACGCACGAGCTCAAGGCGCCCTTCGCCGCCATCGAGGCCAACACCCAGTTGCTGCTCAACGGCTATGCCGGACCGCTCAGCGAAGCCGCCTTGCCTATCGTGCGGCGGATCGACGCCCGCGCCCGGCGCCTGGCCGGCGCCATCCATGACATGCTGCTGCTGGCCAATCTCCAGTCCCTCAGCGAGGCCCCCGCCGAAGCGACTGACCTGGACGTCGCCGACGTGCTGGCGTGGTGCTGCCAGCAGGTGCGCGACCGCGCCACGGAACGCTGCGTGACGCTGATCGAATCGCTGCAGCCGGCGCCCACGCGCGGCGTCGAGGAGCATCTCAAGATGCTCTTTGGAAATCTCGTCACCAACGCCGTGCTCTACTCGTTCCCCGGCGGGCAGGTTCGCGTGAGCTGCAACCGCGACGACAGCGGCCGCGCCGTGGCATGCATCGAAGACCATGGCATCGGGATCGAGCCTGAAAAACTGCCCCGCATTTTTGAACCGTACTACCGCACGTCGACGGCAGTCCAGCACAACAGCGAATCCTCCGGACTGGGTTTGGCGATCGTGCGCGACATCGTCACTCGGCACCGCCTCCACCTCAAGGTCTCCAGCCGCATCGACGAGGGCACGGTCTTCGAAGTGACGCTGCCGCCGCGGTGATGCGCTATTTGATCTGCTCGGCCAGCGCCCGGGCTGCCGCGGGGCCTTTGCCCGAGAGTTTCAGCACGTACCATGCGGCCATCGCCGTGGCGCCGGGCTGGGCGGGGTCGGGGCTGTCGACGATCTTCCGCAGCGCCGGCAGGGCCTCGGGCTGCTCGAATCGCGCCAAGGTCAGCGCCCCGTCGAAGACGGCTTCCTGGTAGGAACTCTTGATCAGCACCCTGGCCAGGCCGATGGTTTCGGGATTAGTGGTCCGCATCAGCGCCCCGCCGACCATCCGCACGCCGCTGCCGTAGCGTCCGGTGGCGATCTCGTGCAGGCTGTCCATCGCCTGCCGCGTACCCAGGTTCATCAGCAGCGTCGCGGCCATCGCGCCGCGGATGTGATTGGCCCCGAGCGTGGCGCCCGGTGCATCGAGGCTGCGGATGTACGCCAGCAGCGGCGGAACGTACGCTTCAGCCAGCGGGCCCCGTGCGGCCATGTCCTTTCGGGCGCACTCGATCACGTAGTCCACAACGATCGGGTGGCCCAGTTTCAACGCCGCCGCGACCGCGGCGCTGACCTCGAGCCCACCGCGAAGGCGCGCCAACTCCAACCGCACCAGGGCGGCCACCGACGGGTTGGGATCAGACGCCAGGATCGTCAGATGCTGCTGGGCCTGCGGGCTCTTGGAGACGATCTTGAGCAGGTAGATCTTGAAGATCGTCAGCTCCGATCCCTGCAGCGCCGTGCGCACCACCTGCACGTCGCCGGGCGATATATCCACCAGCGCCGCATAGGCGGCCACACGCACCGGCGCGGAGCGATCCGACTGCGCCACCTGCCGCGCCAAAGAGACCGCCGAGGCGATCTTGCCCTGGCCGATCTTGCGCACCAGGAGGCTCACCACCGCGTCGGAGGTCTTGATATCCTCCACCGCCTTGACCAGATCGGCCTTGTGGTCTTCGATCCCCATCTTGAGCAGCGACAACTGCGCCGTCGTCCGGATGGTGGAATCTCTCGACTTGGCCAGCGTTCGCAGGGCTGGAACAGCTTTGCTGCCGCCGGCGCCCTGGGCGAGCATGTCGGCCGCCAGCGAGCGGACGTTCTCGTCGCCAATCTTGTCCACCACCTCCAGCAGGTCCTGGTCCGTCAGAATCTTCAGCGGTCCCAGGTGGACCAGAGCCCCGGCGCGAATCTCGTTGCTGGGGTCGGACCAGACCCGCTCCTTGAGCGCGGCGGCGGCCTCGGGAGTACCGTATTCGCCCAGGGCCTCGACGGCGAAGGCTCGCAACTCGCGGTCGCCGCAGCGGCTCAGGGCCGCAAACAGCGGCAGCAATCCCGGATCGCGAGTCGCCCGCAGCGCCGGAAGGATGCTGCGGGTCTTGGACCCGTCGGCCAGGGCGGCCGACAGGTAGTTCAGCGCGGTCATGTAGTCCTGGGCGACCGCCGCACCGGCGGCGCACCAAAGCGTCGCGGCGGCGATGGCGCTGATCCCCGCGTAGCCGATGCGCCGGCGGGGCGACTGCATGTGATGCATCATGGCAACTGCTCCTGGGGGCCGGTCAGATAATCTCCCCTGCCCGGCGAGGTAGAATACCACATCCGGCGCGGACGGGGTATAATATGATTTGTCCGATGCGCGGAAGACCGCTCCCCAGACGCGCGGGGCTTGCCCTGACCTGTCGAAGGAGAGGAAAGTCCGAGCACCAATGAGCCACGGTGGTGGGTAACGCCCACCGTCCCGCGTCGCCCCCGGCGAAGCGGGATAGGGAAAGTGCCACAGAAAAGATACCGCCGGCGGTGAGGGAGCGGCTTGCCGCTCAGAGCCCCCGTCAAGAGCCTCGCCGCGGGTAAGGGTGAAATGGTGCGGTAAGAGCGCACCGCGTCGTTGGTGACAGCGGCGGCAAGGCAAACCCCACCGGGTGCAAAGCCAAGCAGCGATCGCAGGCCCGGCTCAGGCCCGCTTCGACGGATTTGTCCGTCGCGGCGCGATCGTGGGTAGGCTGCGTGCGCCGCGCGGGTTCGCCCGCACGGGGCAGAGCCCGTCGGCAACGGCGGGTCGAGATAAATGGTCTTCAGGCGGTTCCGCATGCCCGGCGGGCTCGTCGACAGAACTCGGCTTACAGTGCAGCGGACAGGGCATTATTGAGTGGCGGCAGGCCCCTTGACGATTGGGTCTTGTTTTCCCAGGCGCAATCGCGTATAAAAGCCAGTCGCAACACGGAGCGTAGCTCAGCTTGGCTAGAGCGCTGCGTTCGGGACGCAGAGGTCGCTAGTTCAAATCTAGTCGCTCCGACTTTTGGGATAAGGACTTACGACGATTTGAAAAAGTCGTCGTAAGTCCCCGGTCCCCAATCCGGTCCCCAAATCTGCTCAATGCCTTAGGTTCATAGCATTTACCAGCCCCCAAGCCGGCATGTCCGCCCCCCACGAAGAAATTGCCTTTCCATGAGTCAGAGGCAGTCAACCTGAGATCATCTCGGCCGTGTTGAGGTGGATGTATTATCTTGGTTCCGCTGCGTTCACACGCCCACTTTGGTTGTCCCGATAGGAATCATCCACCGAACAGACCGAGAGCTGACCCTTGACGCCAGGTGGCAGAGCGAAGGACTCACCATAAGTGACGGCGATGACTCGCTCGTCAGCGAAGATGAGGTAGCAGACCGCGACGTCTCCGTCTTCGGCCGGTGCCGGTGCTGTCCACGTCAGACCGGCGGCCGTTCTTTGAACATTGCCGGGAGGTCCCGGCGGAATGGTTTCGACCAGTCCATCCCTGAACGCGTCGATCCTGCGTTGAATGTCCTGTCTTAGTTTGTTTTTCTTCCACTCGTCTTCAGTCTTGAGCACCGTCGCCCCTTTTGCGCCGGGGCTTCCGTTGCCGAAGGCGACATTGTTCTGCCAGGTGTTATTGCCGCCCGCGTTGTCATCGAAGGCACGCGCACGATTACGATACGCCAAGCAGTATCGGATCGTGTTGCGGCCTCCCGGACCCATCTTGTAGCCGTTGCCATCGCCCTTCTTCGGGCCCATGCCGCTGCCGCTGACGAAGTTGTACTCGATCAGATTCCCCGTGCTGACCCACATGTCCAGCCCGTCATCGGAGTTATCCGTGCAGACGTTGTAGCGGTAGATGGAAGCCCGCGGTGTAACCGGGGGTTCGCCCTGGGCAGGCGTCTTGCCCGCGACGCGTCTTAAAGCATCCTGTCCCGCCCCGTCAGAGTGTTCTCGGAGCTCCTGATTATCCCGGAACAGATTCCCCTCGAACATGTTGCCGCTGCCCGGCCCCAGGATGTGTGCGCCGCTGCTGCAATGAAAACACTCATTGCCGCGAAGCAGATTCCGGTGGCACCCTTTGCTCGGGTTGGCACTGTACAGCCGGATGCCGGTGGCACCCACTTCGATCTCGTCAGGCGAATGGCGCTCCCCGCCGGTGCGTATCATGTTTCCTTCAACGACATTGTCGGATGAGTCTATCAGTGCGATGCCGCCGGGCGGATAGCTATATCCCGGCTTATCCCGTGTCTTCCTGGCGCGGTCCTGGATGATGTTGCGTATGCTGAACCCGCGAACATGAATAAACCTGACCTGGTGCAGGAGGATCCCAAAGTAGTGCTCCCGCCGGCCGTCGATCACCGGCTCTTCGCCCGGGAAATTGCGGAAGCGGATGGGCGATTCGGCGGTCCCGCTGCGTTTGATGATCAGCCCGGCAGCGTACTGGCCCTTCCGGACAAACACGGCGTCTCCCGGTTGAACGGAGTAGGCCGCTTTCTGCAGCGTTTTCCAGGGCTGCAACACCGTTCCTGGGTTGCGGTCATCGCCATCGGGTGCGACGACAAAGACTCCTCCGCCCAAAGTGCTGGTTGACGGCATCGTCGTCGCGACTTCGTCACAATGCGCGCTGGGCAAAGCCGCCAGCAGAAATGCAGACACTATCAGCATCAGAGAACACCCGGTTACCACTGCTTTCATCATCGCGTTCACGTGCTCAATCCTCTTCAGACGCGATCAGAAGCCAGCCGCGACCCGGATCAACCGGAATGCGGGCGTCGGGGGCAAAGGACGATGCCGGCTGGAATTGTTCAATGGCCGGCGCGCGCAGCACGGTCCCGGCCGGGTCGAGGCCAAGGGCCTTCCAGTCCACCGTGAGTTTGACCTCGGTCTTCTCCGGCGCCCAGCTTGCCAGGGCGATGAGGCTCTTTCCGGCCTTGCGATATACGGTGGCGAGCACGCTGGCGTTGTCGGTTTTCACAGGGCAGGCGGGGTTCCACCAGCCGTGCAGTTCGACGCCGGCCATGCCGAACTCGTCCCAGAGTTTCCAGATCGGCCGCGGGTCGCCGGACCAGCCTCGGCGCGTGACCTCGCCGAACACCATACCGTGCCAGGGGTTGGGCTTGTCGAGCATTTCGCTCATCAGGCCGAACGGAATGCCGGCTTGCTGGACCAGCATCTGGTCGGGCGGGAGGTTGCAATCGTGGCCTTCGCCAAACCAGAGACGGTGGACGTAAGGGAAGTTCTCCATGAACACGTAGGCCGACGCGATGTTGCCGGCCGTCGGGTGCGTGTGATTCCACGAATGCAGGTCGGCCAGCAGCGGTTTGCCGGCCGCCTCGAAGATCCGGTGGGCACGCTGGAATGCTTTGCGCCCTAGCGCCGTGTCGTCGATGTACAGGCCGTCGATGCCGGTTTCCCTCAGCGTAAAAGCCAGTCCCTCGAGATAGAAGTTGTCGAGCCGGGAATCCGGCGTGGTGATGACGGCCAGATCGAGCATGCCCTTGTACGCCCCGCGCAGTTCCGTGCGCCAGGCGGGGATGAAGCCGCTATCGCCGAGATGCTCGACCAGCCATGGATGGGGACCCTCCGGGTTTGTGAGCGGGCGGGCCTTGACGCCATCGAGACCCGGGCTGGCACAGATGATCTCACCCCCTAGAGACCAGAAGGCGAAGAGCTCGCTCAGGTTGTTCGTGATCTCGCGGGTCGTGTAGTAGATCTTCACCTTCAGGCCGCTGGCGTGAGCGTCGGCGACCACCTTCTTCAACAGCGGCATCGACGATTCGTAGTACGGATAGTTGATGACGGGGTTGGCTTGATGACTATGGTGGATGTTGAGGATGTTCGCCCCCCCGGCCTTGACGCGGGCGGGATCGCGGTCGTCTCCGCCGTGCTGGTAGCGCAAGGTCCACTGCTCCTGGGTATTGAGCGGCTTGAATGGCGTCAGGAGCAGCCGGAAGTTGAAGTCCAGCGGCCGGCCTGCGACCAGTTCGCGCGGGCCGGTGTAGGCGACCGCCCTTGTGCCGGCGGCGGATTTGTTCAACCGGATGCCGCCGGTGCCCCACGACTCCGGGACCATCAACCGGCGCCAGTGGTAGTAGCAGTTGATCAGCGGCTTGCGCCAGTTCGCGCCGTACAACTGGAGCTTGAAGCCCCCGTTGACCGCCCCGATCCAGAAGCCGTCCTGATGAAAGCTGGGGTTCCACTTCCAGTCCAGCGAGGCCGGGCAGCGGCCGCCGGCTTGCGTCAGCCCCATGAAATACTCGTCCGCCCCGGGCGCCACGGCCACCTCCAGGCGAATGTCTTTCACCTTCACCGCCCGCGCCGCGGCGAGGCGGCAACGAATATCGGCAAAGCCGTCGTATTCCAGCAGGCCCTCGACGTCGAGGCGCATCCCGGAGGCCTTCGATTCAGCCCGCCAGTTCACCGCGCCTTCCGACTCGCGGGTGAACCGGATCTCGGAGGCCTCGAACGTCACGCTGCCTTCGTCCGTTTCCACCACGAACCGCAGCGGCGCCGACAGCAACTTTCGGGTCGCCTTGCCGGCA
It encodes the following:
- a CDS encoding glycoside hydrolase domain-containing protein, with amino-acid sequence MDDLASAEDVAKFVGTLKNDWTLFVEDRAHSIRKAAGLPRRWINNLPGHTGVFVGTAQPGEFYVFQVGLFAAKAATGPLVVHCENLPGIRCFNLGGTDFLGRAFTKTVNVEKGRLQALWFGMDVPKNVAGPIRGRIVITAGGVSQAVEVRLTVEGAPLDDHGDHDAKRLSRLRWLDSTIGLDDRVVTRPFTPVVRDGRTLKILGRDLALGEDGLPAQIRSFFNADNTAIAGKATRKLLSAPLRFVVETDEGSVTFEASEIRFTRESEGAVNWRAESKASGMRLDVEGLLEYDGFADIRCRLAAARAVKVKDIRLEVAVAPGADEYFMGLTQAGGRCPASLDWKWNPSFHQDGFWIGAVNGGFKLQLYGANWRKPLINCYYHWRRLMVPESWGTGGIRLNKSAAGTRAVAYTGPRELVAGRPLDFNFRLLLTPFKPLNTQEQWTLRYQHGGDDRDPARVKAGGANILNIHHSHQANPVINYPYYESSMPLLKKVVADAHASGLKVKIYYTTREITNNLSELFAFWSLGGEIICASPGLDGVKARPLTNPEGPHPWLVEHLGDSGFIPAWRTELRGAYKGMLDLAVITTPDSRLDNFYLEGLAFTLRETGIDGLYIDDTALGRKAFQRAHRIFEAAGKPLLADLHSWNHTHPTAGNIASAYVFMENFPYVHRLWFGEGHDCNLPPDQMLVQQAGIPFGLMSEMLDKPNPWHGMVFGEVTRRGWSGDPRPIWKLWDEFGMAGVELHGWWNPACPVKTDNASVLATVYRKAGKSLIALASWAPEKTEVKLTVDWKALGLDPAGTVLRAPAIEQFQPASSFAPDARIPVDPGRGWLLIASEED
- a CDS encoding HAMP domain-containing sensor histidine kinase; its protein translation is MAGTGERATYELPLAPSAQAPDADTARDHAVPVDILLQNIAMFCRFRWMVAAVLAAVGAATSLPALSETMALRKHPLWPWVLAAALAVANVIYITQARRVGASRRRAQALLWAQIVLDLVALTGVVYFVGSLSTFAAGAYLFHIVLSCIFFSRRQSLAVAMLAAAMFAVCVSAEQAGWLARASLWSAAPVQPQSVEWVNFTLVIVFMFVVWYLASMLSELVRRRGSELAAANRRLEHARQERTRHMLQTTHELKAPFAAIEANTQLLLNGYAGPLSEAALPIVRRIDARARRLAGAIHDMLLLANLQSLSEAPAEATDLDVADVLAWCCQQVRDRATERCVTLIESLQPAPTRGVEEHLKMLFGNLVTNAVLYSFPGGQVRVSCNRDDSGRAVACIEDHGIGIEPEKLPRIFEPYYRTSTAVQHNSESSGLGLAIVRDIVTRHRLHLKVSSRIDEGTVFEVTLPPR
- a CDS encoding HEAT repeat domain-containing protein; protein product: MMHHMQSPRRRIGYAGISAIAAATLWCAAGAAVAQDYMTALNYLSAALADGSKTRSILPALRATRDPGLLPLFAALSRCGDRELRAFAVEALGEYGTPEAAAALKERVWSDPSNEIRAGALVHLGPLKILTDQDLLEVVDKIGDENVRSLAADMLAQGAGGSKAVPALRTLAKSRDSTIRTTAQLSLLKMGIEDHKADLVKAVEDIKTSDAVVSLLVRKIGQGKIASAVSLARQVAQSDRSAPVRVAAYAALVDISPGDVQVVRTALQGSELTIFKIYLLKIVSKSPQAQQHLTILASDPNPSVAALVRLELARLRGGLEVSAAVAAALKLGHPIVVDYVIECARKDMAARGPLAEAYVPPLLAYIRSLDAPGATLGANHIRGAMAATLLMNLGTRQAMDSLHEIATGRYGSGVRMVGGALMRTTNPETIGLARVLIKSSYQEAVFDGALTLARFEQPEALPALRKIVDSPDPAQPGATAMAAWYVLKLSGKGPAAARALAEQIK
- the ispD gene encoding 2-C-methyl-D-erythritol 4-phosphate cytidylyltransferase — translated: MRNVSVIIPAAGASRRFGGPVSKIFAPLGGRAVLLRTLDVFAARGEVLEILVPVSPDDMAGVRERYGAELDRMKVRLIAGGAMRSDSVRAALAAVDERAELVCVHDAVRPCVSQECLDRVLLEAARSGSAILAWPIHGTVKRVSSDGVIEATVDRSGLWEAQTPQVFRLDILRAAYAGDAQATDDAHLVQLAGFDVRVVAGDARNVKITMPADLEFAQTLLNSIGQ
- a CDS encoding NosD domain-containing protein, coding for MMKAVVTGCSLMLIVSAFLLAALPSAHCDEVATTMPSTSTLGGGVFVVAPDGDDRNPGTVLQPWKTLQKAAYSVQPGDAVFVRKGQYAAGLIIKRSGTAESPIRFRNFPGEEPVIDGRREHYFGILLHQVRFIHVRGFSIRNIIQDRARKTRDKPGYSYPPGGIALIDSSDNVVEGNMIRTGGERHSPDEIEVGATGIRLYSANPSKGCHRNLLRGNECFHCSSGAHILGPGSGNMFEGNLFRDNQELREHSDGAGQDALRRVAGKTPAQGEPPVTPRASIYRYNVCTDNSDDGLDMWVSTGNLIEYNFVSGSGMGPKKGDGNGYKMGPGGRNTIRYCLAYRNRARAFDDNAGGNNTWQNNVAFGNGSPGAKGATVLKTEDEWKKNKLRQDIQRRIDAFRDGLVETIPPGPPGNVQRTAAGLTWTAPAPAEDGDVAVCYLIFADERVIAVTYGESFALPPGVKGQLSVCSVDDSYRDNQSGRVNAAEPR